From the Pseudodesulfovibrio indicus genome, the window CCACCGAGTTGAGCACGTTCACCTGGGTGGACAGTTGCGCCAGGTCGTCGCGGTAGAACCGCCGCTCCGTGGAATAGACCTTGTTGAACAGCTCGCGGTTGGACTGGGCATCGCGGGCCAGGTCGAAGAACAGGTCCGGGTCCACCTTGCGCTGGTGCTCCAGGAAGCTGTCCATGAGCAGGACGAGATTGGCCGCCACCTGGGCGTATTGGACGCGAAGCCTCTCCTGCAGGACCGAGGCGGTGCGGTTGGGCCAGACCGCCACGGACACGACGAAGGCGCAGAGCACGCCGATGCCGATCTCGGCCACCCGGAACAGGGTGAACTCCACGCGGTGGTCCGCGCCGAGGCTGGTCAGGAAGGTGATGGCCAAGGTAATGGCCGCCATGCGGTAGCGGGCGTTGTAGCGGGTCAGGTAGGCACAGACGCCGGTGCCCAGGAAGATGGCCGCCAGGGTCCAGCCCGGCGTGGGCGGGAAGACGAGGATCATCAGGACGGACATGCCCGCGCCGATGGCCGTGCCGGTGAACCGGTACAGGCTCATCTCGATGGAGTCGGCCACGTGCATCTGCATGACGATGACCGTGGTGATGACCGCCCAGTAGGCATAGGGCATGCCCACCCAGGCGGAAACGACATAGGAAAGGACAGAGGCCAGCCCCACCTTGAGGCCGTGCCGGACGTGGCTGGAAATGAGCGGTTTCGATTCGGAAGCCATGATGCGCCTTGTTGAATGACCGCGTCCCGCCCCGCCGCCTATGCGGGGAGGCGAACGCCGACCGGCCCTGTCTCACATGCACCGGGGCAGGTCAACACTTTAGTAGCACACCCGGCCCCCAGGGGCTATTCCCCCGCCGCGTCCCTTCCTCCATGCGCTTGAGCTTCTCGCGCAGGGTCTTGCGGTTGATGCCCAGGATGTCGGCCGCCTGGGTCTTGTTGTCCCCGGTCATGGCCAGCACGTTGCGGATGTGCTCGAACTCCACCTCCTCCAGGGACCGCTTGACGCTGCCCTCGCGGGGCAGGCTGAAACGCATGGTCTCGGGCAGGTCGGTGACCTCGATGGTGTCGCGGTCCACGATGACCACCAGTCGCTGGATGAGATTCTCCAGTTCACGGATGTTGCCGGGCCAGTCGTTGCGGCGCAGGGCCTTGAGCGCCTCGTCCGAAATGGTCGGGGGCGTGCGGTGCATGGTCCTGGAGAACTCGGCCAGGAAATGGTTGATGAGCACCAGCACGTCGTCCCCGCGCTGGGACAGGGGCGGGACGTGGATGTCGATGACGTTGATCCGGTAGAAGAGATCCTCGCGGAAGGTCCCCTCCTGGACCATGCGGCGCAGGTCCTTGTGGGTGGCGGCCAGGATGCGCACGTCCACGGTCTTGACGATGCTCGACCCGACCTTGCAGAACTCCTTGGATTGCAGGACCCGCAGGAGTTTGGCCTGCATGGTCGGGCTGGCGTCGCCGATCTCGTCCAGAAAGATGGACCCGCCGTTGGCGACCTCGAAGAAGCCCGCGCGGGATTCCTTGGCCCCGGTGAAGGCGCCCTTGACGTGGCCGAACAGCTCGCTCTCCACCAGGCTGTCCGGAATGGCCGTGCAGTTGACCGGAACGAAGGAGGCGGTCCTGCGGTCGCTGTTGTAGTGCACGGCCCGGGCCACCAGCTCCTTGCCGGTGCCGGACTCTCCGCTGATGAGCACGTTGGCGTCCGAGGCGGCGGCCTTGCCGATGCGCTGGAAGACCTGCTCCATCTCCGGCGAGGTGCCGATGATCCCGAAATTGTCCGGCGGGGTGTCGGCCGAGGCCAGGACCCGCCTGCGCTGGAGGCGCTCCACGATGCGCCCCACCGAGGAGAGGAGCTCCTCGTTGGTGAACGGCTTGGCCAGGTACTCCCCGGCCCCGTCCTTGATGGCCTCCACCGCGCCGGGAATGGACGGGTAGCCGGTGATCATCATGATCTCCACGTCCGGCAGGTTGGCCCGGACGTGCTTGATGAGGTCCAGGCCGGAGGCGGCGGGCATGCGGTAGTCGGTGATGACCAGATCAATGACCAGATCCTCCAACAGGGCCACGGCCTCGTCGACCCGGCCGCAGGTGAAGACCTCGTAGCCTGCGGGCTGCAGGTTGCGCTTGAGCACTTCGAGGGTGGACTTGCTGTCGTCCACCGCGAGAATCCGAATGTTCCTGGCCATGGTCTATTCCTCCGGTCCCCTGAGATGGCACGGGAAGGCCACTTCGACCCGGGTCCCCTCGTCCGGCGCGCTGTGCACCTGGATGAAGCCGCCGTGGGCCTTGACGATGCCGTGTATCACGGACAGCCCCAGGCCGGAACCCTTGTCCACGTCCTTGGTGGTGAAGAACGGGGTGAAAATCATCTTCAGCACGTCCGGGGTCATGCCGGGACCGGTGTCCTCGACGATCAGATAGACGTCGCTCTGGTTGGTCAGGGTGCGGATGGTCACGGTGCCGCCGTGGGCCATGGCCTGGATGGCGTTGACCACCAGGTTGACCACCACCTGCTTGATGTGCTGCGGGTCGGCCAGGATGCGGGGCAGCTCCGGGTCGAACTCCCGGACGATGACGATGTCGCCGCGCATGGACCCCGCCTCGGTGATGCGCAGGGCCTGGTCCACGGTGTCGTTCAGGTCGATGTGCGTGGGCTGGGGCGGAAGCTGGCGGCCGAAGAACATGAGCTTGCGGATGATCTCGCGGGCGTGCAGCGAGGAATCCACGATGTTGTTCAGGTCCGTGACCACCTGGTCCGGCAGGTCCGGCGTCTGCAACGCCAGCTCCGCGAAGCCGAGGATGTTGGCCAGCGGCTCGTTGATCTCGTGGGCCACGCCAGCCGAGAACTGGCCGATCTTGGCCAGCCGGTCGGACTGGCGGAGCTGCCGTTCCAGCTCCTGCTTGGCCAGCCGGGTCTCGCGCTTGGAGACCAGGATGACCACCTGCTGGACCACGGTGGAGAACAGGTCCTTCTCGTCCTCCAGGAAACCGGTCCTCGGCGCGTAGCCGCGCACGGCCACGCTCAGGGAGCCGCGTTTTTCGTCGCTGATGACCAGGTCCGAGCGGAGCATGAAGTCGCTCTCGGCGTAACCCGGCGTCTCGTAAATCTTGGTTCCCAGCCGCAGCCGGGCGTAGGTCATGTCCGGATGCTGGAACGCGGACGGCAGCAGCGCCACCACGTGGCCGAGCAGATCGTCCATGGTGCGATGGATCTCGCCCATGAGCTGGCTCAGGGAATAGAGGCAGCTTAGTTCCTTGTTGCGCTCCATGAGCGTGAACCGCTCGCGCAGGAGTCCCTTTTCGCGGAGCACCAGGTCGGTCACGTCCTGCCCCACGCAGAGCAGGCTGATGACCTCGCCGTTGGAGTCGGTCAGGGGCTTGAGGTTCCAGTTGACGTAGACTATGTCGCCGTCCTTGGCCCTGATCCGCCCGGCAAAGGCGGAAATGCCCTGCCCGTGGGCGCTCTCGAACAGGGCGCGGCGGGCCATCTCCCGCTCGTCGCGGGGGATGAAGACCTCGAACCAGTCCCGGCCGGCCAGTTCCTTGAGATGGTAGCCGGAGAGGGTCTCGAGCTCGGAGTTGCCGTGAATGATCCCCCCGTTCAGGTCGAGCGTGACCACGATGCCGTGGGTCAGCTCCATGACGGTGTCGTAATAGTTCTGGAGATTCATTCAGAGTTCCTCGGGAGTGAAAGTACAATCATTCCGGCCTTGCGTAAATCCTTTTGGGGGGCGCGACCGGCGAGGGGGGTGTCGCCGGCCGCGCCCGGGGTCAGGGTATTAACGCATTCCTTGTCTAGTGACTGAGCTTCAGGCCCCATCCCTCGAAGAGGAAGAGGATCGCGAAGCCGTACCACAGCGTATAGAGGACGTAGAAGATCAGGGAGAAGGAGACCAGACCGATCTCTTCCGAGATGTGCTTGGCCTCGACGCCGTAGTAGTTGTAGGAGGCCTCCACGGCCTTGGTCTGGACCGTGTCCACGACCTTGGCGGCTTCGAACTGCTTCTGGTTGCCCAGCGCCTTGCTCATCAGCTTGAAGGAGGTCCACCAGTTGTAGAGCGCGCGGCGCGGCTCCATGCCGTACTTGGCGGTAATGGAATCGCCGTCGTTATGGTACATGGCCTGCGTATCGTCCAGGCTGGCGCCCAGGATCGCGCCCATGGAGCCGGTGACGTGCAGGACCTTGCCCTCGACTGAGACCTGTGCCCCTGCCTTCAGGAAGAGGTCCGCGGACTGCGCGGCCACGATCTCGTCGCCGTAGGTCAGCTTCAGGTCCACGTTCGTGTCGTTGTACTTGTCGGTCTCCATCCTGACCTGGGACGAATAGTCCACGGAGCCCTTGGAAATGGAGTTGTAGAGGTTGTCCAGGTACTGCATCGCGTTGTGTCCGTGATAGATCG encodes:
- a CDS encoding sigma-54-dependent transcriptional regulator: MARNIRILAVDDSKSTLEVLKRNLQPAGYEVFTCGRVDEAVALLEDLVIDLVITDYRMPAASGLDLIKHVRANLPDVEIMMITGYPSIPGAVEAIKDGAGEYLAKPFTNEELLSSVGRIVERLQRRRVLASADTPPDNFGIIGTSPEMEQVFQRIGKAAASDANVLISGESGTGKELVARAVHYNSDRRTASFVPVNCTAIPDSLVESELFGHVKGAFTGAKESRAGFFEVANGGSIFLDEIGDASPTMQAKLLRVLQSKEFCKVGSSIVKTVDVRILAATHKDLRRMVQEGTFREDLFYRINVIDIHVPPLSQRGDDVLVLINHFLAEFSRTMHRTPPTISDEALKALRRNDWPGNIRELENLIQRLVVIVDRDTIEVTDLPETMRFSLPREGSVKRSLEEVEFEHIRNVLAMTGDNKTQAADILGINRKTLREKLKRMEEGTRRGNSPWGPGVLLKC
- a CDS encoding FUSC family protein, coding for MASESKPLISSHVRHGLKVGLASVLSYVVSAWVGMPYAYWAVITTVIVMQMHVADSIEMSLYRFTGTAIGAGMSVLMILVFPPTPGWTLAAIFLGTGVCAYLTRYNARYRMAAITLAITFLTSLGADHRVEFTLFRVAEIGIGVLCAFVVSVAVWPNRTASVLQERLRVQYAQVAANLVLLMDSFLEHQRKVDPDLFFDLARDAQSNRELFNKVYSTERRFYRDDLAQLSTQVNVLNSVVERLQSTPNLLNEVEGEGWDIIMTPELQRLAQAAANALRAIGAGAHYDSRPLATAVDQVEKRFIELREQGVIERFEVRRYFQVMGFINTVQHLGEYLLVVLNRKEMRR
- a CDS encoding PAS domain-containing sensor histidine kinase, translating into MNLQNYYDTVMELTHGIVVTLDLNGGIIHGNSELETLSGYHLKELAGRDWFEVFIPRDEREMARRALFESAHGQGISAFAGRIRAKDGDIVYVNWNLKPLTDSNGEVISLLCVGQDVTDLVLREKGLLRERFTLMERNKELSCLYSLSQLMGEIHRTMDDLLGHVVALLPSAFQHPDMTYARLRLGTKIYETPGYAESDFMLRSDLVISDEKRGSLSVAVRGYAPRTGFLEDEKDLFSTVVQQVVILVSKRETRLAKQELERQLRQSDRLAKIGQFSAGVAHEINEPLANILGFAELALQTPDLPDQVVTDLNNIVDSSLHAREIIRKLMFFGRQLPPQPTHIDLNDTVDQALRITEAGSMRGDIVIVREFDPELPRILADPQHIKQVVVNLVVNAIQAMAHGGTVTIRTLTNQSDVYLIVEDTGPGMTPDVLKMIFTPFFTTKDVDKGSGLGLSVIHGIVKAHGGFIQVHSAPDEGTRVEVAFPCHLRGPEE